Proteins encoded by one window of Lathyrus oleraceus cultivar Zhongwan6 chromosome 1, CAAS_Psat_ZW6_1.0, whole genome shotgun sequence:
- the LOC127085028 gene encoding cytochrome b-c1 complex subunit 6-1, mitochondrial isoform X2 yields MADEEPVDQKRLLEESCKPKCVRPLLEYQACIKRIQGDDSGQKHCTGQYFDYWYCVDKCVAPKLFPKLK; encoded by the exons GGCCGACGAGGAACCTGTTGATCAGAAGAGACTTCTTGAAGAGTCTTGCAAACCAAAGTGTGTGAGACCGTTACTTGAATATCAG GCATGCATTAAAAGGATACAAGGGGATGATTCCGGGCAGAAGCACTGCACTGGACAGTACTTTGATTATTGGTATTGTGTTGACAAATGC GTTGCCCCAAAGCTATTCCCCAAACTGAAGTAA
- the LOC127085028 gene encoding cytochrome b-c1 complex subunit 6-1, mitochondrial isoform X1: protein MADEEPVDQKRLLEESCKPKCVRPLLEYQACIKRIQGDDSGQKHCTGQYFDYWYCVDKCVAPKLFPKLK, encoded by the exons AT GGCCGACGAGGAACCTGTTGATCAGAAGAGACTTCTTGAAGAGTCTTGCAAACCAAAGTGTGTGAGACCGTTACTTGAATATCAG GCATGCATTAAAAGGATACAAGGGGATGATTCCGGGCAGAAGCACTGCACTGGACAGTACTTTGATTATTGGTATTGTGTTGACAAATGC GTTGCCCCAAAGCTATTCCCCAAACTGAAGTAA
- the LOC127085039 gene encoding cytochrome b-c1 complex subunit 6-1, mitochondrial, producing MADEEPVDQKRLLEESCKPKCVRPLLEYQACIKRIEGDDSGQKHCTGQYFDYWYCVDKCVAPKVFTQLK from the exons GGCTGACGAGGAACCTGTTGATCAGAAGAGGCTTCTTGAAGAATCTTGCAAACCAAAGTGTGTGAGACCGTTACTTGAATATCAG GCATGCATTAAAAGGATAGAAGGGGATGATTCCGGGCAGAAACACTGCACTGGACAATATTTTGATTATTGGTATTGTGTTGACAAATGT GTTGCACCAAAGGTATTCACACAACTGAAGTAA